In a genomic window of Cyprinus carpio isolate SPL01 chromosome A10, ASM1834038v1, whole genome shotgun sequence:
- the LOC109089580 gene encoding LOW QUALITY PROTEIN: uncharacterized protein LOC109089580 (The sequence of the model RefSeq protein was modified relative to this genomic sequence to represent the inferred CDS: inserted 1 base in 1 codon; substituted 2 bases at 2 genomic stop codons) codes for MSMFVISIASERFGAKEQRATKTSTAAPIPNRREVKITQHRQELRTLRSQYRKASEEEKAALAELRGVVRKRLITLRRAEWHRKRGKERARRRSAFIADPFGFTRKLLGEKRSGQLSCPEEDINRYIHHIYSDGKREQDLGHCAALICPPGPSMLFNLNEPTLKEVKEVIKSARTSSAPGPSGVPYKVFKHCPRLLERLWKILRTIWRRGRVPQQGRYADGVWVPKEENASNIEQFRTISLLSVECKTFFKIVSNRLMEFLLKNSYIDTSVQKGGVPGCIEHTGVVTQLIREAREGKGDLAVLWLDLANPYGSIPHRLVDLALNRYHVPEKIRNLILDYYNSFSLRVSSGTSVSECHRLEKGIITGCTISVSLFALAMNMLVKSAEVECRGPLSRSGTXQPPIRAFMDDLTVTTTTVHGCRWLLQGLERIITWARMSFKPVKSRSLVLRKGKVADQFHFKLGDTRIPSVSEKPVKSLGKLFTHNLKDTAARQGTSDDLDTWLSAVDKSGLPGRFKAWIYQHGILPRLLWPLLIYEVPITTVEGFERKVSRSLRRWLGLPRCLSSIALFGHKTKLQLPFSSLTEEFKVTRAREVLLYRDSVDTKVSTAGVEVRTGRXWRTQDAVERAEARLRHSTLVGTVATGRAGLGSNPKPCYIKARGKEKRKLIQEEVRAEVEEARFSRVVGMSKQGAWTRWEKTAGRKSTWAELWKAEPHHFKFLVQSVYDVLPSPANLFTWGLVDSPACQLCQKRGSLEHILSCCSKALGDGHYRWRHDQILKAVADAICTGIIISKQHHPNKSVIAFVXAGEKPQPPKNTLGGLLATARDWHLLVDLGSQLRFPDTIAVTSLRPDMVLMSPASKQVVLLELTVPWEDRMEEAKERKRAKYADLVAECRRNGWKARCEPAEVGCCRGFAGQSLHRVLGLLGICGLHRQRAIKNILGAAEKATWWLWLKRGDAWHMALPGHKSGPDHPRLGRPGEGV; via the exons ATGAGCATGTTCGTAATCAGCATCGCTTCAGAAAGATTTGGCGCCAAGGAACAACGCGCCACCAAGACGTCTACTGCAGCACCAATTCCGAACCGACGAGAGGTCAAGATTACCCAACATAGACAAGAGCTGAGGACACTCAGGAGCCAGTACCGAAAGGCAAGCGAGGAGGAGAAGGCAGCCCTGGCAGAACTTAGGGGTGTGGTAAGGAAGAGGCTAATTACCCTTCGGCGGGCTGAGTGGCACAGGAAGAGGGGCAAGGAAAGAGCCCGTAGGCGCAGTGCCTTCATTGCGGATCCATTTGGTTTTACAAGGAAGCTGCTGGGAGAGAAACGTAGCGGTCAACTCTCATGTCCTGAGGAGGATATCAACCGTTATATCCACCACATCTATAGTGATGGCAAGAGGGAGCAAGACCTTGGGCACTGTGCAGCCCTGATATGCCCACCTGGACCTAGCATGCTCTTTAACCTCAACGAACCCACCCTTAAGGAAGTCAAAGAGGTTATTAAATCTGCCAGAACATCATCAGCACCGGGGCCAAGTGGAGTTCCATACAAGGTCTTCAAACATTGCCCCAGGCTTCTTGAACGTCTTTGGAAGATTCTAAGAACCATCTGGAGAAGAGGGAGAGTACCTCAGCAGGGGAGATATGCAGATGGGGTGTGGGTTCCCAAGGAGGAGAATGCGAGTAACATCGAGCAGTTTAGGACAATCTCCCTCCTTAGTGTTGAGTGCAAAACCTTCTTCAAGATTGTTTCCAATCGTCTGATGGAATTCCTCCTTAAGAACTCCTACATAGACACCTCAGTGCAGAAGGGAGGGGTCCCAGGGTGTATTGAACACACAGGGGTGGTGACACAGCTGATCAGGGAGGCACGAGAGGGCAAAGGGGACTTGGCAGTGCTGTGGCTGGACCTTGCCAATCCCTATGGATCAATACCACATAGATTGGTGGATTTGGCACTGAACAGATACCACGTCCCAGAGAAGATTAGAAATCTTATCCTTGACTATTATAACAGCTTTAGTCTTAGGGTGTCCTCTGGGACTTCAGTATCGGAGTGCCATCGCCTGGAGAAGGGTATCATTACAGGCTGCACAATCTCTGTGTCTCTGTTTGCACTGGCCATGAACATGCTTGTGAAGTCTGCGGAAGTGGAATGCAGAGGTCCATTGTCCAGATCTGGCACCTGACAACCCCCGATTAGAGCATTCATGGATGATCTTACGGTCACCACAACCACAGTGCACGGATGCAGGTGGCTTCTGCAAGGCCTCGAACGGATCATCACGTGGGCAAGAATGAGCTTCAAGCCTGTGAAATCCAGGTCCCTGGTCCTGAGGAAAGGAAAAGTAGCTGATCAGTTCCACTTTAAGTTGGGAGACACCAGAATTCCATCAGTGTCGGAAAAGCCAGTGAAGAGCCTGGGCAAACTCTTCACTCACAATCTGAAGGACACCGCTGCTCGGCAGGGTACCAGCGATGACCTGGACACATGGCTCTCGGCAGTGGATAAGTCAGGACTTCCTGGTAGGTTCAAGGCCTGGATTTACCAGCATGGCATTCTTCCTCGTCTCCTCTGGCCACTGCTGATCTACGAAGTCCCAATTACGACCGTGGAGGGCTTCGAGCGGAAGGTCAGCAGATCTCTGCGCAGGTGGCTGGGCTTGCCACGATGCCTAAGCAGCATTGCTCTCTTTGGCCATAAAACCAAGCTACAGCTTCCCTTTAGTAGTCTGACAGAGGAGTTCAAGGTCACACGAGCCAGAGAAGTCCTGCTCTATCGAGACTCAGTTGACACCAAGGTCTCCACAGCAGGGGTAGAGGTCAGAACAGGAA AGTGGCGCACCCAGGATGCAGTGGAACGGGCAGAGGCAAGGCTGCGGCATAGCACCCTGGTGGGTACGGTGGCTACGGGGCGGGCCGGGCTTGGTAGTAATCCCAAGCCGTGCTACATCAAGGCCAGAGGGAAGGAGAAGCGGAAGCTTATCCAGGAGGAGGTACGGGCCGAGGTGGAGGAAGCTCGCTTCAGCAGAGTGGTGGGCATGTCCAAGCAGGGGGCCTGGACAAGGTGGGAGAAAACTGCTGGCCGCAAGAGCACTTGGGCAGAACTCTGGAAGGCGGAACCACACCATTTTAAGTTCTTGGTTCAGTCAGTGTATGATGTCCTCCCTAGTCCTGCCAACCTGTTCACCTGGGGCCTGGTGGATTCACCTGCTTGCCAACTCTGCCAGAAAAGAGGATCATTAGAGCATATCCTCAGCTGCTGCTCAAAAGCCTTAGGAGATGGACATTATCGTTGGCGCCATGACCAGATCCTGAAGGCAGTAGCAGATGCCATCTGCACTGGTATTATCATCAGCAAACAGCATCATCCAAACAAGTCTGTAATTGCCTTTGTTTGAGCAGGCGAGAAGCCGCAGCCCCCTAAAAATACCCTAGGGGGCTTGCTCGCAACAGCAAGAGACTGGCACCTCCTTGTGGACCTAGGGAGTCAATTGAGGTTCCCAGACACCATTGCAGTCACATCACTCCGACCAGACATGGTCTTGATGTCCCCAGCGAGTAAACAGGTGGTGCTACTTGAACTTACGGTCCCCTGGGAAGACAGGATGGAGGAAGCAAAGGAAAGAAAGAGGGCCAAGTATGCTGATCTGGTAGCTGAGTGTCGGAGGAATGGGTGGAAGGCCCGCTGTGAGCCTGCTGAAGTGGGCTGCTGTAGGGGCTTCGCAGGCCAGTCTCTACATCGGGTCCTGGGACTCTTAGGGATTTGCGGACTGCATAGGCAAAGAGCCATCAAGAACATACTGGGAGCTGCTGAGAAGGCTACATGGTGGCTCTGGTTAAAGAGGGGGGACGCGTGGCATATGGCGCTACCTGGACACAAGTCGGGGCCTGATCACCCCCGGCTGGGTCGCCCAGGTGAGGGTGTCTGA
- the LOC109097444 gene encoding vacuolar protein sorting-associated protein 37B-like, translating to MGEMSGFEDRLQSYSSTQLHELLEDDGKLREMVREMEEMQEMQQNKELTIASNRSLAEQNLNLQPELDHQKIQLTKRYCCLQDLHESYQLRGSTLGNRSLDTLLALLQTEGAKIEEETENMADSFLDGSLPLDSFIDDYQSKRKLAHLRRVKIDKLQEMVLKGVHLPQGSSNDPSQPQETHNSTAPFQRLANGSPAHVRPAPTSQPSAMPYNPQSVGAPLPNTVPSYSCPYPQALPQGPGAGLPPRAGFIMQ from the exons ATGGGAGAAATGTCCGGCTTCGAGGACAGACTGCAGTCGTACTCGTCCACACAGCTGCACGAACTGCTGGAGGACGACGGCAAGCTCCGGGAAATGGTCAGAGAGATGGAGGAG ATGCAGGAAATGCAGCAGAATAAAGAGCTGACGATCGCCAGTAACCGCAGCCTGGCGGAGCAGAACCTCAACCTGCAGCCTGAACTGGACCATCAGAAGATCCAGCTGACCAAACGCTACTGCTGTTTACAAGATCTGCACGAGTCCTACCAGCTCCGCGGGTCCACGCTAG GAAACAGATCACTAGACACATTGTTGGCTCTTTTGCAAACCGAAGGAGCCAAGATTGAAGAAGAAACAGAG AACATGGCCGATTCATTCTTGGATGGATCTTTGCCTCTGGACAGCTTCATTGATGATTACCAGAGCAAGAGGAAGCTGGCACATCTGAGGCGTGTGAAGATCGATAAGCTACAGGAGATGGTGCTGAAGGGTGTTCATCTTCCTCAGGGTTCCTCTAATGATCCTTCACAACCTCAGGAGACCCATAACTCCACCGCACCTTTCCAAAGGCTAGCTAATGGTTCTCCTGCTCACGTAAGACCAGCACCAACATCTCAACCATCAGCCATGCCTTACAACCCTCAGAGCGTCGGTGCTCCTCTGCCAAACACGGTGCCATCATATTCATGTCCATACCCACAAGCACTCCCTCAAGGACCCGGCGCTGGTCTTCCCCCGCGGGCAGGTTTTATAATGCAATGA
- the LOC109097446 gene encoding tubulin alpha chain, testis-specific-like isoform X1, producing MKHTRECISIHVGQAGVQIGNACWELYCLEHGMQPDGHMPTDQTTFGGDQSFNTFFSETGAGKRVPRAVFVDLEPTVVDEVRTGTYRQLFHPEQLITGKEDAANNYARGHYTTGKEIVDMVIDRVRKLCDQCTGLQGFLIFHSFGGGTGSGFASLLMERLSVDHGKKAKLEFAVYPAPQVSTAVVEPYNSILTTHTTLEHSDCAFMVDNEAIYDICRNNVDIDRPTYTNLNRLIGQIVSSITASLRFDGPLNVDLTEFQTNLVPYPRIHFPLVTYAPVISAEKAYHEQLSVMEITNACFEPANQMVKCDPRHGKYMACCMLYRGDVVPKDVNAAIGSIKNKKTIQFVDWCPTGFKVGINYQPPTVVPGGDLAKVQRAVCKLSNTTAIAEAWARLDHKFDLMYAKRAFVHWYVGEGMEEGEFTEAREDLAALEKDYEEVGVDTPEGEGEEGEE from the exons ATGAAGCACACT CGCGAGTGTATCTCCATTCATGTGGGTCAGGCGGGAGTCCAGATCGGTAACGCGTGCTGGGAGCTGTACTGTCTGGAGCACGGAATGCAGCCGGACGGGCACATGCCCACCGACCAGACCACCTTCGGCGGAGATCAGTCCTTTAACACCTTCTTCAGCGAGACCGGCGCCGGGAAACGTGTGCCCAGAGCTGTGTTCGTGGACCTCGAACCCACCGTCGTCG atGAGGTTCGAACTGGAACATACAGACAGCTGTTTCACCCAGAGCAGCTGATAACTGGGAAAGAGGACGCCGCCAATAATTACGCCAGAGGCCATTATACCACTGGCAAGGAAATAGTAGACATGGTAATTGACCGTGTTCGCAAACTG TGTGACCAGTGCACTGGACTACAAGGATTCCTCATCTTCCACAGTTTTGGCGGTGGAACTGGTTCGGGTTTTGCTTCACTGCTGATGGAGAGGCTGTCCGTTGACCATGGCAAGAAAGCCAAGCTCGAGTTTGCGGTTTATCCTGCACCTCAG GTTTCCACTGCAGTGGTAGAGCCCTACAATTCTATTCTGACCACACACACCACCCTCGAGCACTCCGACTGCGCCTTCATGGTGGACAACGAGGCCATCTACGATATCTGCCGAAACAACGTGGACATAGATCGGCCCACGTACACCAACCTCAACCGCCTCATTGGGCAGATTGTGTCATCGATCACCGCCTCCCTGCGCTTCGACGGACCTCTCAACGTCGATCTGACCGAGTTCCAAACCAACCTGGTGCCGTACCCTCGCATCCACTTCCCCCTGGTCACGTACGCACCGGTGATCTCCGCAGAGAAGGCATACCACGAGCAGCTGTCCGTCATGGAAATCACCAACGCCTGCTTtgagccagccaatcagatggtGAAGTGCGACCCTCGGCACGGGAAGTACATGGCTTGCTGTATGCTGTACCGTGGAGATGTGGTTCCAAAGGATGTCAATGCTGCCATTGGAAGCATAAAGAACAAGAAGACCATTCAGTTTGTTGACTGGTGTCCCACAGGGTTCAAG GTTGGTATAAACTACCAGCCACCAACTGTGGTTCCAGGAGGCGATCTGGCCAAAGTTCAAAGGGCAGTCTGTAAGTTGAGCAACACCACAGCCATCGCTGAGGCCTGGGCCCGTCTGGATCACAAGTTTGATCTAATGTACGCAAAGAGAGCCTTCGTGCACTGGTACGTTGGAGAAGGTATGGAGGAGGGTGAGTTTACAGAGGCCCGTGAAGATTTAGCTGCTCTCGAGAAAGATTACGAAGAGGTGGGAGTCGACACTCCCGAAGGAGAAGGTGAAGAGGGAGAAgaataa
- the LOC109097446 gene encoding tubulin alpha chain, testis-specific-like isoform X2, with the protein MRECISIHVGQAGVQIGNACWELYCLEHGMQPDGHMPTDQTTFGGDQSFNTFFSETGAGKRVPRAVFVDLEPTVVDEVRTGTYRQLFHPEQLITGKEDAANNYARGHYTTGKEIVDMVIDRVRKLCDQCTGLQGFLIFHSFGGGTGSGFASLLMERLSVDHGKKAKLEFAVYPAPQVSTAVVEPYNSILTTHTTLEHSDCAFMVDNEAIYDICRNNVDIDRPTYTNLNRLIGQIVSSITASLRFDGPLNVDLTEFQTNLVPYPRIHFPLVTYAPVISAEKAYHEQLSVMEITNACFEPANQMVKCDPRHGKYMACCMLYRGDVVPKDVNAAIGSIKNKKTIQFVDWCPTGFKVGINYQPPTVVPGGDLAKVQRAVCKLSNTTAIAEAWARLDHKFDLMYAKRAFVHWYVGEGMEEGEFTEAREDLAALEKDYEEVGVDTPEGEGEEGEE; encoded by the exons ATG CGCGAGTGTATCTCCATTCATGTGGGTCAGGCGGGAGTCCAGATCGGTAACGCGTGCTGGGAGCTGTACTGTCTGGAGCACGGAATGCAGCCGGACGGGCACATGCCCACCGACCAGACCACCTTCGGCGGAGATCAGTCCTTTAACACCTTCTTCAGCGAGACCGGCGCCGGGAAACGTGTGCCCAGAGCTGTGTTCGTGGACCTCGAACCCACCGTCGTCG atGAGGTTCGAACTGGAACATACAGACAGCTGTTTCACCCAGAGCAGCTGATAACTGGGAAAGAGGACGCCGCCAATAATTACGCCAGAGGCCATTATACCACTGGCAAGGAAATAGTAGACATGGTAATTGACCGTGTTCGCAAACTG TGTGACCAGTGCACTGGACTACAAGGATTCCTCATCTTCCACAGTTTTGGCGGTGGAACTGGTTCGGGTTTTGCTTCACTGCTGATGGAGAGGCTGTCCGTTGACCATGGCAAGAAAGCCAAGCTCGAGTTTGCGGTTTATCCTGCACCTCAG GTTTCCACTGCAGTGGTAGAGCCCTACAATTCTATTCTGACCACACACACCACCCTCGAGCACTCCGACTGCGCCTTCATGGTGGACAACGAGGCCATCTACGATATCTGCCGAAACAACGTGGACATAGATCGGCCCACGTACACCAACCTCAACCGCCTCATTGGGCAGATTGTGTCATCGATCACCGCCTCCCTGCGCTTCGACGGACCTCTCAACGTCGATCTGACCGAGTTCCAAACCAACCTGGTGCCGTACCCTCGCATCCACTTCCCCCTGGTCACGTACGCACCGGTGATCTCCGCAGAGAAGGCATACCACGAGCAGCTGTCCGTCATGGAAATCACCAACGCCTGCTTtgagccagccaatcagatggtGAAGTGCGACCCTCGGCACGGGAAGTACATGGCTTGCTGTATGCTGTACCGTGGAGATGTGGTTCCAAAGGATGTCAATGCTGCCATTGGAAGCATAAAGAACAAGAAGACCATTCAGTTTGTTGACTGGTGTCCCACAGGGTTCAAG GTTGGTATAAACTACCAGCCACCAACTGTGGTTCCAGGAGGCGATCTGGCCAAAGTTCAAAGGGCAGTCTGTAAGTTGAGCAACACCACAGCCATCGCTGAGGCCTGGGCCCGTCTGGATCACAAGTTTGATCTAATGTACGCAAAGAGAGCCTTCGTGCACTGGTACGTTGGAGAAGGTATGGAGGAGGGTGAGTTTACAGAGGCCCGTGAAGATTTAGCTGCTCTCGAGAAAGATTACGAAGAGGTGGGAGTCGACACTCCCGAAGGAGAAGGTGAAGAGGGAGAAgaataa